One window of the Megalops cyprinoides isolate fMegCyp1 chromosome 2, fMegCyp1.pri, whole genome shotgun sequence genome contains the following:
- the LOC118772648 gene encoding G-protein-signaling modulator 2-like isoform X2: MDASGFLLSMRDDDQSFHVRYRMEASCLELALEGERLCKVGDYRAGVSFFEAAIQVGTEDLQILSAIYSQLGNAYFHLHDYAKALEYHHHDLTLTRAIGDQLGEAKASGNLGNTLKVLGRFDEAAACCQRHLDISRELNDKVGQARALYNFGNVYHAKGKSICWGGTDPGEFPEDAMTALRKAAEYYEANLLIVKELRDRAAQGRTYGNLGNTHYLLGNFRSAVAAHEQRLLIAKEFGDRAAERRAYCNLGNAYIFLGEFEVAAEHYKKTLLLARQLKDRAVEAQACYSLGNTYTLLQDYERAIDYHLKHLIIAQDLNDRIGEGRACWSLGNAHTALGNHDQAMHFAEKHLEISRETGDRSGELTARMNVSDLQLVLGLNTSGSNSALPENQIDYNLHGARPRMGRRHSMENMELVKLSPDKINGQNWTNDMLSKQPKPTLAKTSSKLFFINRFRGKKNKNNGSSTKILQDTSNVPEVEVHGPEKRNSLDLLGDEGFFDLLSRFQSNRMDDQRCSIQDSRSRLSAPSSPSCSPHGVMKTSLSASDASPHQHQFLDMVASTQSRRLDEQRASTSNFPGLRLNRQNSQSVLSHLMANADSKEPDDDFFDMLVKCQGSRLDDQRCAAPLPAPKGPTVPDEDFFSLIMRSQAKRMDEQRVTLPSASRSLDSN; encoded by the exons AATGGAGGCCTCTTGTCTGGAGCTGGccctggagggagagaggttgTGCAAGGTGGGTGATTACCGTGCTGGTGTCTCCTTCTTTGAGGCAGCCATCCAGGTAGGCACGGAAGACCTTCAGATCCTCAGCGCTATCTACAGCCAGCTGGGGAATGCCTACTTCCATCTGCATGACTACGCCAAAGCCCTGGAGTACCACCATCACGACCTGACTCTGACCAG agcTATCGGGGATCAGCTTGGAGAGGCGAAGGCGAGTGGTAACCTTGGCAACACGTTGAAAGTTTTAGGACGGTTTGATGAAGCAGCAGCATGTTGTCAGAGGCACCTGGACATTTCCAGGGAGCTTAACGATAAG GTTGGGCAGGCCAGGGCTCTGTACAACTTTGGGAATGTTTACCATGCCAAGGGGAAGAGTATCTGCTGGGGTGGGACTGATCCAGGAGAATTTCCAGAGGACGCCATGACAGCACTAAGGAAAGCAGCCGAGTACTACGA GGCTAATTTGTTGATTGTGAAGGAGTTGAGGGACCGAGCCGCCCAAGGCCGTACATACGGTAACCTGGGCAACACACACTACCTGCTGGGGAACTTCCGGAGTGCAGTGGCAGCTCATGAGCAG cGTCTCCTTATTGCAAAGGAGTTTGGAGACAGAGCCGCAGAGAGAAGGGCATATTGTAACCTGGGGAATGCATATATTTTCCTTGGAGAGTTTGAAGTAGCGGCTGAACATTACAA GAAGACTTTGCTGCTTGCTCGACAGCTCAAGGACAGGGCGGTGGAGGCCCAGGCCTGCTACAGTCTGGGGAACACCTACACCCTGCTGCAAGACTACGAGAGGGCCATCGACTACCACCTCAAACACCTCATCATCGCTCAGGATCTCAACGACAG GATTGGAGAGGGACGAGCCTGCTGGAGTTTAGGGAATGCCCACACAGCCCTTGGCAACCATGACCAGGCCATGCACTTTGCAGAGAAGCATCTGGAAATCTCCAGAGAG ACTGGAGACAGAAGTGGTGAGCTGACAGCAAGGATGAATGTGTCAGACCTGCAATTGGTCCTCGGTCTCAACACTAGTGGCAGCAACTCTGCTCTGCCCGAAAACCAAATCGACTACAACCTTCACG GAGCAAGGCCCAGAATGGGAAGGCGACACAGCATGGAGAACATGGAGCTGGTGAAACTCAGCCCAGACAAGATCAAT GGTCAGAACTGGACTAATGACATGCTGAGTAAACAGCCTAAACCCACCCTGGCCAAGACATCCTCCAAGCTGTTCTTCATCAACCGTTTCCGGGGcaagaagaacaagaacaacGGCTCCTCCACCAAAATCCTGCAGGACACCAGCAACGTGCCAGAGGTGGAGGTGCATGGGCCCGAGAAG AGAAACAGCCTGGACTTGCTGGGGGATGAGGGCTTCTTCGACCTGCTCAGTCGCTTCCAGAGCAACCGCATGGATGACCAGAGGTGCTCCATACAGGACAGCAGGAGCCggctctctgccccctccagTCCCTCCTGCAGTCCGCACGGAGTCATGAAGACAT CGCTCTCTGCCTCAGACGCCTCTCCGCACCAGCATCAGTTCCTGGACATGGTGGCCAGCACACAGAGCCGGCGTCTCGATGAGCAGCGGGCCAGCACCAGCAACTTCCCGGGCCTGCGGCTCAACCGGCAGAACAGCCAGTCCGTTCTCAGCCACCTGATGGCCAACGCCGACAGCAAGGAGCCCGATGACGACTTCTTCGACATGCTCGTCAAGTGCCAG GGCTCGAGACTGGATGACCAGCGGTGTGCAGCGCCCCTTCCCGCTCCCAAGGGCCCCACCGTCCCGGACGAGGACTTCTTCAGCCTGATCATGCGCTCCCAGGCCAAGCGCATGGACGAGCAGCGCGTCACCCTGCCCTCCGCCTCCAGGAGCCTGGATTCAAACTGA
- the LOC118772648 gene encoding G-protein-signaling modulator 2-like isoform X1, which produces MDASGFLLSMRDDDQSFHVRYRMEASCLELALEGERLCKVGDYRAGVSFFEAAIQVGTEDLQILSAIYSQLGNAYFHLHDYAKALEYHHHDLTLTRAIGDQLGEAKASGNLGNTLKVLGRFDEAAACCQRHLDISRELNDKVGQARALYNFGNVYHAKGKSICWGGTDPGEFPEDAMTALRKAAEYYEANLLIVKELRDRAAQGRTYGNLGNTHYLLGNFRSAVAAHEQNLSVCFPLKRLLIAKEFGDRAAERRAYCNLGNAYIFLGEFEVAAEHYKKTLLLARQLKDRAVEAQACYSLGNTYTLLQDYERAIDYHLKHLIIAQDLNDRIGEGRACWSLGNAHTALGNHDQAMHFAEKHLEISRETGDRSGELTARMNVSDLQLVLGLNTSGSNSALPENQIDYNLHGARPRMGRRHSMENMELVKLSPDKINGQNWTNDMLSKQPKPTLAKTSSKLFFINRFRGKKNKNNGSSTKILQDTSNVPEVEVHGPEKRNSLDLLGDEGFFDLLSRFQSNRMDDQRCSIQDSRSRLSAPSSPSCSPHGVMKTSLSASDASPHQHQFLDMVASTQSRRLDEQRASTSNFPGLRLNRQNSQSVLSHLMANADSKEPDDDFFDMLVKCQGSRLDDQRCAAPLPAPKGPTVPDEDFFSLIMRSQAKRMDEQRVTLPSASRSLDSN; this is translated from the exons AATGGAGGCCTCTTGTCTGGAGCTGGccctggagggagagaggttgTGCAAGGTGGGTGATTACCGTGCTGGTGTCTCCTTCTTTGAGGCAGCCATCCAGGTAGGCACGGAAGACCTTCAGATCCTCAGCGCTATCTACAGCCAGCTGGGGAATGCCTACTTCCATCTGCATGACTACGCCAAAGCCCTGGAGTACCACCATCACGACCTGACTCTGACCAG agcTATCGGGGATCAGCTTGGAGAGGCGAAGGCGAGTGGTAACCTTGGCAACACGTTGAAAGTTTTAGGACGGTTTGATGAAGCAGCAGCATGTTGTCAGAGGCACCTGGACATTTCCAGGGAGCTTAACGATAAG GTTGGGCAGGCCAGGGCTCTGTACAACTTTGGGAATGTTTACCATGCCAAGGGGAAGAGTATCTGCTGGGGTGGGACTGATCCAGGAGAATTTCCAGAGGACGCCATGACAGCACTAAGGAAAGCAGCCGAGTACTACGA GGCTAATTTGTTGATTGTGAAGGAGTTGAGGGACCGAGCCGCCCAAGGCCGTACATACGGTAACCTGGGCAACACACACTACCTGCTGGGGAACTTCCGGAGTGCAGTGGCAGCTCATGAGCAG aacctttctgtttgttttcctttgaagcGTCTCCTTATTGCAAAGGAGTTTGGAGACAGAGCCGCAGAGAGAAGGGCATATTGTAACCTGGGGAATGCATATATTTTCCTTGGAGAGTTTGAAGTAGCGGCTGAACATTACAA GAAGACTTTGCTGCTTGCTCGACAGCTCAAGGACAGGGCGGTGGAGGCCCAGGCCTGCTACAGTCTGGGGAACACCTACACCCTGCTGCAAGACTACGAGAGGGCCATCGACTACCACCTCAAACACCTCATCATCGCTCAGGATCTCAACGACAG GATTGGAGAGGGACGAGCCTGCTGGAGTTTAGGGAATGCCCACACAGCCCTTGGCAACCATGACCAGGCCATGCACTTTGCAGAGAAGCATCTGGAAATCTCCAGAGAG ACTGGAGACAGAAGTGGTGAGCTGACAGCAAGGATGAATGTGTCAGACCTGCAATTGGTCCTCGGTCTCAACACTAGTGGCAGCAACTCTGCTCTGCCCGAAAACCAAATCGACTACAACCTTCACG GAGCAAGGCCCAGAATGGGAAGGCGACACAGCATGGAGAACATGGAGCTGGTGAAACTCAGCCCAGACAAGATCAAT GGTCAGAACTGGACTAATGACATGCTGAGTAAACAGCCTAAACCCACCCTGGCCAAGACATCCTCCAAGCTGTTCTTCATCAACCGTTTCCGGGGcaagaagaacaagaacaacGGCTCCTCCACCAAAATCCTGCAGGACACCAGCAACGTGCCAGAGGTGGAGGTGCATGGGCCCGAGAAG AGAAACAGCCTGGACTTGCTGGGGGATGAGGGCTTCTTCGACCTGCTCAGTCGCTTCCAGAGCAACCGCATGGATGACCAGAGGTGCTCCATACAGGACAGCAGGAGCCggctctctgccccctccagTCCCTCCTGCAGTCCGCACGGAGTCATGAAGACAT CGCTCTCTGCCTCAGACGCCTCTCCGCACCAGCATCAGTTCCTGGACATGGTGGCCAGCACACAGAGCCGGCGTCTCGATGAGCAGCGGGCCAGCACCAGCAACTTCCCGGGCCTGCGGCTCAACCGGCAGAACAGCCAGTCCGTTCTCAGCCACCTGATGGCCAACGCCGACAGCAAGGAGCCCGATGACGACTTCTTCGACATGCTCGTCAAGTGCCAG GGCTCGAGACTGGATGACCAGCGGTGTGCAGCGCCCCTTCCCGCTCCCAAGGGCCCCACCGTCCCGGACGAGGACTTCTTCAGCCTGATCATGCGCTCCCAGGCCAAGCGCATGGACGAGCAGCGCGTCACCCTGCCCTCCGCCTCCAGGAGCCTGGATTCAAACTGA